A genomic stretch from Telopea speciosissima isolate NSW1024214 ecotype Mountain lineage chromosome 7, Tspe_v1, whole genome shotgun sequence includes:
- the LOC122668720 gene encoding uncharacterized protein LOC122668720, which yields MRKWNMKENNSEEGIWVEPTENTTVRSGIHLPLNKSQYSSSPPPPPPASAYEIMLGSDPKKVWRIEDEEDDKGRKTGQSDDRDNNPSLPGFMASDKCQREKRKTINGDDLLWAMVTLGFKDYIDPLKVYLNRNREMEGDTKGSAKSGDKRDVVGVQPGPNAQIAHQESFTQGVSYMNSQVIILPLFLFQHLDQHRHSDQARH from the exons atgagaaaatgGAATATGAAAGAGAACAATTCTGAGGAAGGTATTTGGGTCGAACCTACGGAGAACACAACCGTCAG GTCCGGAATCCATCTCCCCTTGAACAAGTCACAGTACtcctcatcaccaccaccacctcctcctgcaTCTGCATatgaa ATCATGTTGGGTTCCGATCCTAAAAAGGTTTGGAggatagaagatgaagaagatgataaagGACGCAAGACAGGACAGAGTGACGATAGGGATAACAATCCTAGCCTTCCTGGGTTCAT GGCAAGCGATAAGTGTCAgcgagagaaaagaaagacgaTTAATGGTGATGATCTACTCTGGGCGATGGTGACGTTGGGTTTCAAAGATTATATTGATCCCCTTAAGGTGTATCTGAATAGGAACAGAGAG ATGGAG GGTGATACCAAGGGATCTGCAAAGAGTGGTGATAAAAGGGATGTTGTTGGAGTTCAACCTGGTCCAAATGCACAG ATTGCTCATCAGGAATCCTTCACACAGGGAGTGAGCTATATGAATTCTCAAGTAATAATTTTACCTCTGTTTCTATTTCAGCATTTAGATCAACATAGACATTCCGATCAAGCCAGACATTAA